From a region of the Lactuca sativa cultivar Salinas chromosome 4, Lsat_Salinas_v11, whole genome shotgun sequence genome:
- the LOC111878882 gene encoding lysine histidine transporter 2 encodes MATATTKTTDDEKSLNDWLPITSSRNAKWWYSAFHNVTAMVGAGVLGLPYAMSELGWGPGITVMVLSWVITLYTLWQMVEMHECVPGKRFDRYHELGQEAFGKTLGLWVVVPQQLTVEVGVNIVYMVTGGKSLKKAVDTLSPHGGPPIKTTYYIMMFAAVQFFLSHLPNFNSITGVSFLAAIMSFCYSMIAWIASVRRGTQPDIKYTPKASTTTGQTFGFLSALGDVAFAFAGHNVVLEIQATIPSTPETPSKKPMWRGVVFAYIVVALCYFPVAMIGYWVFGNTVEDNVLISLERPPVIVAIANLFVVIHVIGSYQVFAMPVFDMVEYFLVVKMKFKPTKFLRFVSRTSYVALTMFLAITFPFFGGLLGFFGGFAFAPTTYFLPCIMWLAIKKPKKFGLSWFINWICIILGVLLMCLAPIGALRQIILQAKDYRFYS; translated from the exons aTGGCAACTGCGACAACAAAGACAACCGATGATGAGAAATCGTTGAACGATTGGCTGCCTATCACGTCGTCTAGGAATGCTAAGTGGTGGTACTCCGCTTTCCACAATGTCACCGCCATGGTGGGAGCTGGGGTTCTCGGCCTCCCCTACGCCATGTCCGAACTCGGATG GGGTCCTGGAATTACTGTAATGGTTTTATCATGGGTGATAACTCTCTACACCTTATGGCAAATGGTGGAGATGCATGAATGTGTTCCTGGGAAACGATTCGATCGTTACCACGAGTTAGGCCAAGAAGCCTTTGGCAAGACGCTCGGTCTTTGGGTGGTAGTGCCGCAACAACTCACCGTCGAGGTTGGTGTAAACATCGTCTACATGGTCACCGGCGGCAAGTCCCTCAAGAAAGCTGTTGACACCTTATCACCTCACGGTGGTCCACCAATCAAAACCACCTATTACATCATGATGTTCGCCGCTGTCCAGTTCTTCCTCTCCCACCTCCCCAACTTCAATTCCATCACTGGCGTTTCATTCCTTGCCGCCATTATGTCATTCTG TTATTCAATGATAGCATGGATAGCTTCAGTACGCAGAGGGACTCAACCCGATATTAAGTATACGCCAAAGGCTTCAACCACCACTGGCCAAACGTTTGGATTCTTGAGCGCATTAggcgatgtagcctttgcctttgCTGGCCATAACGTTGTTTTGGAGATTCAAGCAACAATCCCTTCGACACCTGAAACCCCATCCAAGAAACCCATGTGGAGAGGGGTTGTTTTCGCGTATATTGTGGTGGCTTTGTGTTATTTTCCTGTAGCAATGATCGGATACTGGGTTTTCGGTAACACTGTTGAAGACAATGTCCTAATTTCACTTGAACGTCCTCCTGTTATTGTTGCTATTGCAAACTTATTTGTTGTTATTCATGTTATCGGAAGCTATCAG GTTTTTGCAATGCCGGTATTTGATATGGTGGAGTACTTTTTGGTTGTAAAGATGAAATTTAAGCCCACCAAATTCCTACGATTTGTGTCAAGAACTTCTTATGTTG CCTTGACCATGTTCCTTGCAATAACATTCCCATTTTTTGGAGGGCTCTTGGGTTTCTTTGGAGGCTTTGCTTTTGCTCCCACTACATATTTT CTTCCTTGTATCATGTGGCTAGCCATCAAAAAGCCCAAGAAGTTTGGTCTTTCTTGGTTTATAAATTGG ATATGCATAATTCTTGGGGTCTTGCTGATGTGTTTAGCCCCGATCGGAGCATTGCGGCAAATCATATTGCAAGCGAAGGATTACagattttactcttga